The following are encoded together in the Myxococcales bacterium genome:
- a CDS encoding response regulator: protein MSASLAPTLSAGSAEIYELFLALAPARIGAARTALEHEDAGDRARELAAALVPFAVDAALLGAEGVTALARAAAHAATAPQADLEAALDTLEDSIEALSHGDESGARVDEAALLEHAARLGSGIASDDSNARSALPGEAPAAPDAASADDETIWVPALAEDMVAAFLDECGERLDGLAERLLVLEEQSDNKELVSEVFRDLHTLKGGSAFAGLKKLNRVAHLAEDLIGELRDGKRECDRALVDLLLETLDSLRAIVERARARAPIDVDVSDLLRRLKDPKAPRQKPTPRAEGAAPAAVHSAEKPAGARPAAATATPAAAPAAASTLRIEFEKVDQLLNLVGEVVLARGRLTTAAEVQGALLREVTQLRKKLTALAAPDGDRPGAAGALDDLQRTERVLRETWSDLDAGLGGLGLAVDQLRDNVMKLRMVPIARLFTKYQRTVRELGGKLEKEVRVELEGAETELDKVLVERLEDPLLHLVRNAVDHGVELPDQRVLRGKPRAGLVRLAAHQRGGQIVVTISDDGGGMDPERLRQKAIEKGILSAEEAAALDDRASFDLIFRAGFSTAAAVSDVSGRGVGMDVVRDAIAKLKGSIVISSELGVGTRMELRLPLTLAITQVLAARVGGELLAIPLDAVVSGETLRPGDLEAVADGVCLRVNDRLVPVVDLADVLGLARDGSLADAGEAAVVIVDAGSDRLGLRVEQLLGRHEVVIKSLGPLLAGARCAAGATLIGDRVLLVVDLAEVARRAREPAGVRPLPARAQLKAKSRARVLIAEDSDVIREAIRRELTRAGFDVVAAEDGAVALELCRSERFDAVSTDVMMPKLDGYELTRALRKDPRYENVPIVMVTSKDARIDTLRGMDAGADLYLTKPADAAELVRALDSLLAKKRAG, encoded by the coding sequence ATGAGTGCTAGCCTCGCGCCCACCTTGAGCGCGGGGTCTGCAGAGATCTACGAGCTGTTCTTGGCGCTGGCGCCAGCTCGCATTGGCGCCGCGCGAACGGCGCTCGAACACGAGGACGCGGGGGACCGCGCCCGCGAGCTCGCCGCTGCCCTCGTGCCCTTCGCGGTCGACGCGGCCCTGCTCGGCGCCGAAGGGGTGACGGCGCTCGCCCGCGCGGCCGCTCACGCGGCGACCGCGCCGCAGGCCGACCTCGAGGCCGCGCTCGATACCCTCGAGGACAGCATCGAGGCGCTCAGCCACGGCGACGAGTCGGGTGCCCGGGTCGATGAGGCCGCGCTGCTCGAACACGCGGCACGCCTGGGGAGCGGCATCGCCAGCGACGACTCGAACGCACGCAGCGCGCTACCCGGCGAAGCTCCCGCCGCCCCCGACGCTGCGTCAGCGGATGACGAGACCATCTGGGTTCCGGCCCTGGCGGAGGACATGGTCGCGGCGTTTCTCGACGAGTGCGGCGAGCGGCTCGACGGTCTGGCCGAACGCCTGCTGGTGCTGGAGGAGCAGTCCGACAACAAGGAGCTGGTCAGCGAGGTCTTCCGCGATCTGCACACCCTGAAGGGAGGCAGCGCCTTCGCCGGTCTCAAGAAATTGAACCGGGTCGCCCACCTCGCAGAAGATCTGATCGGTGAGCTGCGGGACGGCAAGCGCGAGTGTGATCGCGCGCTGGTCGATCTACTGCTCGAGACCCTCGACTCGCTGCGCGCCATCGTCGAGCGGGCCCGCGCTCGCGCACCGATCGACGTCGACGTGAGCGACCTCTTGCGCCGACTGAAGGATCCCAAAGCGCCCCGCCAGAAGCCGACGCCCAGAGCGGAGGGGGCCGCGCCGGCTGCGGTCCATTCGGCCGAAAAACCAGCAGGAGCTCGCCCCGCCGCGGCGACCGCGACCCCCGCCGCGGCGCCCGCCGCGGCCAGCACTCTGCGCATCGAGTTCGAGAAGGTCGATCAGCTGCTGAACCTGGTGGGTGAGGTGGTGCTCGCCCGCGGCCGCCTGACCACGGCAGCGGAGGTGCAAGGTGCATTGCTCCGGGAAGTCACGCAGCTCCGCAAGAAGCTGACGGCGCTCGCCGCTCCCGACGGCGATCGCCCCGGGGCCGCCGGCGCCCTCGACGATCTACAGCGCACCGAGCGGGTGTTGCGAGAGACCTGGAGTGATCTCGATGCGGGACTCGGCGGCCTCGGCCTCGCGGTGGATCAGCTGCGCGACAACGTGATGAAGCTGCGCATGGTGCCCATCGCGCGGCTGTTCACCAAATACCAACGCACGGTGCGAGAGCTCGGCGGCAAGCTCGAGAAAGAAGTGCGGGTCGAGCTCGAAGGCGCCGAGACCGAGCTCGACAAGGTGCTCGTGGAGCGGCTCGAAGATCCGCTGTTGCATCTGGTGCGCAACGCCGTCGATCACGGCGTCGAGCTGCCGGACCAGCGCGTGCTCAGGGGCAAACCTCGTGCAGGGCTGGTGCGTCTCGCCGCGCACCAACGGGGTGGCCAGATCGTCGTCACCATCAGCGACGACGGCGGTGGCATGGATCCGGAGCGCCTGCGCCAGAAGGCCATCGAGAAGGGCATCCTCAGCGCCGAAGAAGCCGCTGCCCTGGACGACCGCGCGAGCTTCGATCTGATCTTTCGTGCTGGTTTCTCCACCGCGGCGGCCGTCTCCGACGTCTCGGGTCGCGGGGTGGGCATGGACGTGGTGCGCGACGCCATCGCCAAGCTGAAAGGCAGCATCGTCATTTCTTCGGAGCTCGGCGTGGGCACCCGCATGGAGCTCAGGCTGCCGCTGACGCTGGCCATCACCCAGGTGCTCGCGGCGCGGGTCGGCGGTGAGCTGCTGGCCATCCCCCTCGACGCGGTGGTGAGCGGAGAGACCCTCCGCCCCGGGGATCTCGAGGCCGTCGCCGACGGCGTGTGCCTGAGGGTCAACGATCGCCTCGTGCCCGTCGTCGACCTGGCCGACGTGCTCGGCCTGGCGCGCGACGGTTCCCTCGCCGATGCCGGCGAGGCCGCGGTGGTGATCGTCGACGCCGGCTCCGACCGGCTCGGGCTCCGGGTCGAGCAGTTGCTCGGCCGCCACGAGGTCGTGATCAAATCACTCGGACCGCTCCTGGCCGGGGCCCGCTGCGCGGCAGGCGCGACGCTGATCGGAGATCGCGTGCTGTTGGTCGTCGATCTCGCGGAGGTCGCGCGCCGTGCGCGGGAGCCCGCGGGGGTACGCCCGCTGCCCGCCCGCGCGCAACTCAAGGCCAAATCCCGCGCCCGCGTGCTGATCGCGGAAGACAGCGACGTCATCCGCGAGGCCATCCGCCGCGAGCTCACCCGCGCGGGATTCGACGTGGTGGCGGCCGAGGATGGCGCCGTCGCACTGGAGCTCTGCCGATCGGAACGCTTCGACGCCGTCAGCACCGACGTGATGATGCCGAAGCTCGACGGCTACGAGCTGACCCGCGCGCTGCGCAAAGATCCTCGCTACGAGAACGTGCCGATCGTGATGGTGACCAGCAAGGACGCGCGCATCGACACGCTGCGCGGCATGGACGCCGGCGCCGATCTCTACCTGACCAAGCCGGCGGATGCGGCCGAGTTGGTCCGCGCCCTCGACTCGCTGCTCGCGAAAAAACGCGCGGGCTGA
- a CDS encoding alpha/beta hydrolase family protein produces MGYGKSADRVAGALSRLLHVRGAKQNTIGYLHQYLDLPADRLFPEPRAISDLGIRRTLVDRALRTSTLSWTSTHEVLCPRYRQRHEHEYAANLKAHARWIRPEGSQRKTCLIYVHGWLEPGSWAEETTLFRKWQKELDTDIVHVALPFHGSRKPREALFSGEFFWTADLVRSMEGVRQALCDTRSMMAWLRARGYSRVGVTGISLGGALTMLLACVEPLPDFIVPIISHLELESAVEDAPILWRMKQDLEHWGVDREQRKDLFRRLGLSSYKPRLLPERQLWIQAMEDVYIDAGLAEAQWREWGKPQILWIEGGHMTFPLHIDEITKRIDGFLHGLDAEGAAGPK; encoded by the coding sequence ATGGGCTACGGAAAGAGCGCGGACCGCGTGGCCGGGGCCTTGTCGCGCCTCTTGCACGTGCGTGGCGCCAAGCAAAATACCATCGGCTACCTGCACCAATACTTGGACTTGCCGGCCGATCGGCTGTTTCCCGAGCCGCGGGCAATCAGTGATCTCGGCATTCGGCGGACGTTGGTCGACCGCGCGCTTCGAACCTCTACGCTGAGCTGGACCAGCACCCACGAGGTGCTCTGTCCCCGCTACCGGCAGCGCCACGAGCACGAGTACGCGGCGAACCTCAAGGCCCACGCTCGCTGGATCCGCCCCGAGGGTAGCCAGCGGAAGACCTGTCTGATCTACGTGCACGGCTGGCTCGAGCCGGGCTCGTGGGCGGAAGAGACGACCCTGTTCCGCAAGTGGCAGAAGGAGCTCGACACCGACATCGTGCACGTCGCGCTGCCGTTTCACGGCTCACGCAAACCCCGCGAGGCGCTCTTCAGCGGAGAGTTCTTCTGGACGGCGGATCTCGTGCGTTCGATGGAGGGAGTGCGGCAGGCGTTGTGCGACACCCGCAGCATGATGGCCTGGCTGCGGGCTCGCGGTTATTCACGCGTCGGCGTCACGGGCATCAGCCTCGGCGGCGCCCTCACCATGCTGCTCGCGTGTGTCGAGCCGCTGCCGGACTTCATCGTGCCGATCATCTCGCACCTGGAGCTCGAGTCGGCGGTGGAAGATGCGCCGATCTTGTGGCGCATGAAGCAGGATCTGGAGCACTGGGGTGTGGACCGGGAGCAGCGCAAGGATCTGTTCCGGCGGCTCGGGCTCTCCAGCTACAAACCGCGCCTTTTGCCCGAGCGTCAGCTGTGGATCCAGGCCATGGAGGACGTGTACATCGACGCGGGTCTGGCGGAGGCGCAGTGGCGCGAGTGGGGCAAACCTCAGATCCTCTGGATCGAGGGCGGGCACATGACGTTCCCGCTGCACATCGACGAGATCACCAAGCGCATTGACGGGTTCTTGCATGGGCTCGACGCCGAGGGCGCTGCTGGGCCGAAGTGA
- a CDS encoding PDZ domain-containing protein, translated as MRRLAGLLLSSYFACAPPQGTVGAVFAQQDDGRLIVHEVPKGLASDKAGLRAGDEVLLVEGMDVRSLDAKALHSTLSGEVGTPVRLTLLRGEEVLRVTLKRTPAKRPGLPLRR; from the coding sequence ATGCGTCGCCTGGCCGGCCTTCTGCTCTCGTCCTACTTCGCATGCGCGCCGCCGCAGGGCACCGTCGGCGCCGTGTTCGCGCAGCAAGACGACGGTCGGTTGATCGTGCACGAGGTCCCGAAGGGGCTCGCCTCCGACAAGGCCGGTCTGCGAGCAGGCGACGAGGTGCTGCTCGTCGAAGGCATGGACGTGCGAAGTCTCGACGCGAAGGCCCTGCACTCCACCCTGTCCGGTGAGGTCGGCACACCCGTGCGGCTCACGCTGCTCCGCGGCGAGGAGGTCCTGCGCGTGACCCTGAAACGGACGCCGGCGAAACGCCCCGGATTACCGCTCCGACGCTGA
- the argJ gene encoding bifunctional glutamate N-acetyltransferase/amino-acid acetyltransferase ArgJ, giving the protein MVSQVSAIAVPSGFRFAAVSAGIRKDGRIDLALAVSDDDAVAAGVFTRNLVRAAPVEVAERRVRSGVARAIVVNAGCANACTGEPGETATLASTDAIARALDISPDHVLPASTGVIGALLPADKISARATELVDNLSPEGWDAFSRAILTTDRGAKVASATLGNASVLGIAKGAGMIHPDLGPPHATMLAFLFTDASVERALLERCLFQASEASFNAVSVDGDTSTNDTVLCLASGKSGSTPNESELLAALSSVCQKLARDMVADGEGANHVAEIIVRGIGNAADARTIARTVATSLLVKTALFGQDANWGRLLAAAGRAGVKFDPHRARIDVNDVTIVRGGVAVGAEAEKQAARIFAEPSYRVTLELGDGPGEARYLTSDLGHGYVDVNAGYRS; this is encoded by the coding sequence ATGGTGAGTCAAGTGAGCGCAATCGCCGTGCCCTCGGGTTTCCGTTTCGCGGCCGTTTCGGCCGGGATCCGCAAGGATGGTCGCATCGACCTCGCCCTCGCGGTCAGCGACGATGACGCCGTCGCCGCGGGTGTGTTCACCCGCAACCTCGTGCGGGCGGCGCCCGTCGAGGTCGCCGAGCGACGGGTGCGCTCAGGTGTGGCCCGCGCCATCGTCGTCAACGCCGGTTGCGCCAACGCCTGCACTGGTGAGCCCGGTGAAACGGCAACCCTCGCCTCGACCGACGCCATCGCTCGAGCCCTCGACATCTCGCCCGACCACGTGCTGCCCGCGTCCACCGGCGTGATCGGCGCGCTCTTGCCGGCCGACAAGATCTCGGCGCGCGCGACCGAGCTGGTCGACAACCTCAGCCCCGAGGGCTGGGACGCCTTCTCGCGCGCCATCCTGACCACCGATCGCGGCGCAAAGGTCGCGAGCGCAACCCTCGGCAACGCAAGCGTGCTCGGCATCGCCAAAGGCGCCGGCATGATCCACCCCGATCTCGGGCCCCCTCACGCCACGATGCTCGCGTTCCTTTTCACGGACGCCAGCGTCGAGCGCGCCTTGCTCGAACGTTGTTTGTTCCAAGCCTCGGAGGCTTCGTTCAACGCCGTGAGTGTGGACGGCGACACCAGCACGAACGACACGGTCTTGTGCCTGGCTTCCGGAAAATCTGGCTCGACTCCGAACGAGAGTGAGCTCCTGGCCGCCCTGTCCAGCGTCTGCCAGAAGCTCGCGCGGGACATGGTCGCGGACGGGGAAGGCGCCAACCACGTCGCCGAGATCATCGTACGCGGCATCGGAAACGCCGCCGACGCGCGCACCATCGCACGCACCGTCGCCACCTCGCTGCTGGTCAAGACCGCCCTCTTCGGACAAGACGCCAACTGGGGACGACTGCTGGCCGCCGCGGGCCGCGCCGGAGTGAAGTTCGATCCCCACCGCGCTCGCATCGACGTGAACGACGTCACCATCGTCCGCGGCGGCGTCGCCGTCGGAGCCGAGGCCGAGAAGCAGGCCGCACGTATTTTCGCAGAGCCCAGCTACCGCGTCACCCTCGAGCTCGGCGACGGACCGGGTGAGGCCCGTTATCTGACCTCGGATCTCGGTCACGGCTACGTCGACGTCAACGCCGGCTACCGATCGTGA
- a CDS encoding DUF5615 family PIN-like protein has protein sequence MIRFLADENFNNDIVRGVLRRLPTADLVRAQDVGLSGADDDAVLEWALMENRIVLTHDRATLIGIAYGRVTTGKLVPGVFAASQSAPVPLVIDDLVLIMECSRTEEWAQQVRYLPLR, from the coding sequence GTGATCCGCTTCCTCGCGGACGAGAACTTCAACAACGACATCGTTCGGGGTGTGCTGCGACGACTGCCGACCGCGGACCTCGTTCGCGCGCAGGACGTTGGTCTGAGCGGTGCCGATGACGACGCCGTTCTCGAATGGGCGTTGATGGAGAATCGCATCGTGCTGACCCACGACAGGGCCACGCTCATCGGCATCGCTTACGGCAGGGTTACGACCGGCAAGCTCGTTCCTGGAGTATTCGCTGCATCACAGTCTGCGCCGGTGCCGCTGGTGATCGACGACCTCGTGCTCATCATGGAGTGCAGCCGCACAGAGGAGTGGGCGCAGCAAGTGCGATACCTTCCTCTGCGTTGA
- a CDS encoding DUF433 domain-containing protein → MQAFEAAPPPLTMGDDGVIRVARTRVQLEIVVGAFDAGATVEEIVQQYPALDLGSAYAVISYILANRHAVDSYIVERERAAAEVRGAIESAQRPDGIRARLLARRTQTRSE, encoded by the coding sequence ATGCAGGCATTCGAAGCAGCTCCCCCGCCCCTCACAATGGGCGACGACGGCGTCATCCGTGTCGCGCGAACACGCGTGCAGCTCGAGATCGTGGTGGGAGCGTTCGACGCCGGTGCGACCGTGGAGGAGATCGTCCAGCAGTATCCAGCGCTCGATCTGGGCTCCGCGTACGCCGTGATTTCGTACATCCTGGCCAATCGTCACGCGGTTGATTCATACATCGTGGAACGCGAGCGAGCGGCCGCGGAGGTGCGCGGGGCCATCGAGAGCGCGCAACGTCCCGACGGCATCCGCGCTCGTCTGCTCGCTCGAAGAACGCAAACGAGATCAGAGTGA
- a CDS encoding EamA family transporter has protein sequence MTPSAETRAGRGRVEVILAALCFSTGGAAIKATTLSSFQVAGFRSGVAALAMLLLLPAARARWSWRAILVGLAYASTMVLFVSANKLTTAASTIFLQSSAPLYVLLLSPLVLKEPVRRKDLLYMAVLAGGLAFFFVGVRAPDALAPNPLLGNVLATTAGASWALTIFGLRWLEQREPERGGARAVLLGNLIAFFACLPWALPVEVLSGKDAGVIAYLGLIQIGLAYLLLMRGVQTVPALEASLLLLVEPVLSPIWAYLVHGEVPGPWSVLGGAIILGATLTRTAVDFLRVRRLRAVGGG, from the coding sequence ATGACCCCCTCCGCAGAGACGCGCGCCGGGCGCGGCCGGGTCGAGGTGATCCTGGCCGCGCTTTGTTTCTCGACGGGGGGAGCGGCCATCAAGGCCACGACGCTGTCGAGCTTCCAGGTGGCGGGTTTTCGCTCGGGCGTTGCGGCGCTGGCCATGCTGTTGCTCTTGCCCGCCGCCCGGGCGCGCTGGTCCTGGCGAGCCATCCTCGTCGGCCTCGCGTACGCCTCGACGATGGTGCTGTTCGTCAGCGCCAACAAGCTGACCACCGCCGCGAGCACCATCTTTCTACAGTCCTCGGCCCCGCTCTACGTGCTCCTGCTCTCGCCGCTGGTGTTGAAGGAGCCGGTCCGACGCAAAGACCTGCTCTACATGGCAGTCCTCGCCGGCGGGCTCGCGTTCTTCTTCGTCGGCGTACGGGCGCCGGACGCGCTGGCGCCGAACCCGCTGCTCGGCAACGTGCTCGCTACGACCGCGGGTGCTTCCTGGGCGCTCACCATCTTCGGCCTGCGCTGGCTCGAGCAGCGCGAGCCGGAGCGCGGTGGGGCGCGAGCGGTGCTGCTCGGCAACCTGATCGCTTTTTTTGCCTGCTTGCCCTGGGCGTTGCCGGTGGAGGTGTTGTCGGGCAAAGACGCCGGGGTCATCGCGTACCTGGGTTTGATCCAGATCGGTCTCGCCTATTTGCTCCTGATGCGCGGAGTGCAGACCGTGCCGGCGCTCGAAGCGTCCCTCCTGCTCTTGGTCGAACCCGTTCTCAGTCCCATCTGGGCCTATCTGGTGCACGGCGAGGTCCCGGGGCCGTGGTCCGTGCTCGGTGGCGCCATCATCCTCGGCGCCACGCTGACTCGCACGGCCGTCGATTTCCTGCGCGTGCGCCGCCTGCGCGCGGTCGGTGGCGGCTGA
- a CDS encoding DUF420 domain-containing protein, translating into MPNALATLNAVLNSVATVCLVAGWVFIRRGDRVRHRACMLSAFGVSVVFLISYLIHHARVGSVPFRGTGAIRSVYFAVLIPHVLLAATVVPLALVTLMRALRERFDRHRRIARIALPVWLYVSVSGVVVYALLYHWPV; encoded by the coding sequence ATGCCGAACGCCCTCGCCACGCTGAACGCCGTGCTCAACAGCGTGGCGACGGTGTGTCTGGTCGCCGGCTGGGTGTTCATTCGGAGAGGCGATCGCGTGCGCCACCGCGCGTGCATGCTGTCCGCGTTCGGTGTGTCCGTCGTGTTTTTGATCTCGTACCTGATCCACCACGCTCGCGTGGGCTCGGTGCCGTTTCGCGGAACCGGCGCGATACGAAGCGTGTATTTCGCCGTACTGATCCCGCACGTGCTGCTCGCCGCGACGGTGGTCCCGCTGGCGCTCGTCACGTTGATGCGCGCCCTCCGCGAGCGCTTTGATCGCCACAGGCGCATCGCGCGCATTGCGTTGCCGGTTTGGCTGTACGTGTCGGTGAGCGGCGTCGTCGTCTACGCGCTGCTCTATCACTGGCCGGTCTGA
- a CDS encoding serine/threonine protein kinase, which produces MRQPVPSGARLPFAGMLFVSDLHQGVQYRLERVLGQGGTAVAYFATRLSSDGESPAVVKIIQPRIAVESGETALTIIKKEAVALGRLNEQIPPTPHVVRLMDTGTAEYEYFGRKVNLPWIALEYVHGGGEGTTLEERVEYSVKNTGFAFDLARAARVIDSLARGLSEIHAVGVVHRDLTPGNVLCCGSGDSELYKISDFGIARPAGLAATFGDAIVGTPGYVAPEQLGGTADLSAQSDIFSLAAIVYFILTGQRYFEADSPTQAIVAVSMPTRRTLLEAATLSPELRERLAACQAIDIALARSTAPNASDRPQSATLFSQSLLPWLEQDSAGHKPSRRWITSMDLLKAVPEASSSWVVRHPPGADRLLTSVAWNGSGHCLAASTAGLVYWDGTHWAAVPTDTWSDFGNVRFVRRLTPTSWLVGSDTGSLAEYSRDGLRQITRLPDNGLSLIDAHGDLGDLAVIAAEDASRRPYLIGFAARRYMRAMRVDGAASLSAIARIDDERWLAVGRSTGGRCYAAIYRPLDWSIVPIEPPEGRALLAAASRPERRLAVAVGTDGSIVRVERDKSEVLNVEGRPDLAAVAIDVLGNEWAAGAGCIWANRSHRGWKRDWENSTWRPPFISLLAESGMLVAVTVDSGVLECRSLALDKTRPA; this is translated from the coding sequence ATGCGTCAGCCGGTGCCGAGTGGGGCCCGCTTGCCCTTCGCGGGCATGCTCTTCGTTTCGGATTTGCACCAGGGGGTGCAATACCGACTCGAGCGTGTGCTCGGCCAAGGCGGGACGGCCGTTGCCTACTTCGCAACGCGCCTCTCCAGCGACGGGGAATCGCCTGCCGTGGTGAAGATCATCCAGCCGCGCATCGCGGTCGAATCCGGCGAAACGGCGCTCACCATCATCAAGAAGGAGGCGGTCGCTCTCGGGCGCCTGAACGAACAGATCCCGCCCACACCTCATGTGGTGCGACTGATGGACACCGGCACGGCCGAGTACGAGTACTTCGGCCGCAAGGTGAACCTGCCCTGGATCGCCCTGGAGTACGTGCACGGTGGCGGAGAGGGCACGACGCTCGAAGAGCGCGTCGAATACTCGGTGAAAAATACCGGCTTCGCCTTCGACCTGGCGCGTGCCGCGCGCGTCATCGACAGCCTCGCCCGCGGCCTCTCGGAGATCCACGCCGTCGGCGTCGTGCATCGTGATCTGACTCCAGGCAACGTGCTCTGCTGCGGCTCGGGAGACTCCGAGCTCTACAAGATCAGTGATTTTGGGATCGCACGCCCAGCGGGGCTCGCCGCAACCTTCGGCGACGCCATCGTGGGCACACCGGGCTACGTGGCGCCGGAACAGCTGGGGGGCACCGCCGACCTGAGCGCGCAGAGCGACATCTTCAGCCTGGCCGCCATCGTCTATTTCATCCTGACGGGTCAGCGCTACTTCGAGGCTGACTCACCCACGCAGGCCATCGTCGCGGTGAGCATGCCGACTCGCCGCACGTTGCTCGAGGCTGCGACGCTTTCGCCGGAGTTGCGCGAGCGCCTGGCCGCGTGCCAGGCCATCGACATCGCTTTGGCTCGTTCGACGGCGCCGAACGCCAGTGATCGCCCGCAGAGCGCCACGCTGTTCTCCCAGAGCCTGCTGCCGTGGTTGGAGCAAGACTCCGCCGGGCACAAACCGAGTCGCCGCTGGATCACCAGCATGGATTTGCTGAAGGCGGTGCCTGAGGCCAGCTCGAGCTGGGTCGTTCGTCATCCTCCGGGTGCCGATCGTCTGCTCACCAGCGTCGCCTGGAACGGCAGCGGCCATTGCCTGGCCGCTTCGACGGCGGGCTTGGTCTATTGGGACGGCACCCATTGGGCAGCGGTCCCCACCGACACTTGGTCCGATTTCGGCAACGTGCGCTTCGTTCGCCGCTTGACCCCGACCAGCTGGCTCGTCGGCAGCGACACCGGGAGCTTGGCGGAGTACTCCCGCGACGGCCTCCGACAGATCACACGCCTGCCCGACAACGGCCTCAGCCTGATTGACGCCCACGGCGACCTCGGTGATCTGGCGGTGATCGCCGCGGAGGACGCCAGTCGGCGCCCCTACCTGATCGGGTTCGCGGCCCGGCGTTACATGCGAGCGATGCGTGTCGACGGCGCCGCAAGCCTCTCTGCAATCGCACGCATCGACGACGAGCGCTGGCTCGCGGTCGGACGCAGCACCGGCGGCCGGTGTTACGCGGCGATCTACCGCCCGCTCGACTGGAGCATCGTGCCAATCGAGCCTCCGGAGGGCCGAGCGCTGCTGGCGGCGGCCAGCCGACCGGAGCGCCGCCTCGCGGTTGCGGTGGGCACCGACGGCAGCATCGTGCGCGTCGAGCGCGACAAGAGTGAGGTGCTCAACGTCGAGGGCCGTCCCGATCTTGCGGCGGTCGCCATCGACGTGTTGGGCAACGAGTGGGCGGCCGGCGCGGGTTGCATCTGGGCAAACCGCTCACACCGGGGTTGGAAGCGGGACTGGGAAAACTCGACCTGGCGCCCGCCGTTCATCAGCCTTCTGGCCGAGTCAGGCATGCTGGTCGCGGTCACGGTGGACAGCGGCGTGCTCGAGTGCCGCTCGCTTGCCCTGGACAAGACCCGCCCGGCCTGA
- a CDS encoding alpha/beta fold hydrolase has product MHRLPAPELPAWLDRMLPFERYSMLADGHALHVMESGQGRPVVLVHGNPTWGFLYRKVAAELRGTPLRLVMPDLVGLGLSDKPRSPRAHTLENHIRWLGALLDTLRLDDVILVVQDWGGPIGLGAFAERDSRLAGLVILNTVVGPPRPGFRATAFHRFARAPLLSELAFRGLGFPQTALHLAQGDKQSIRGEVARAYRWPLRHVADRVAPLALARMVPDSMQHPSIPALARCQALVERFEGPTALVWGDRDPVLGRVRRHIETLLPNATVTRTEAGHFLQEEVPREIASAIERVAAQL; this is encoded by the coding sequence GTGCACCGACTTCCTGCTCCCGAGTTGCCCGCTTGGCTCGATCGCATGCTGCCTTTCGAGCGCTACTCCATGCTCGCCGACGGACACGCATTGCACGTGATGGAGTCCGGCCAGGGACGCCCGGTCGTCCTGGTCCACGGCAATCCCACCTGGGGCTTCTTGTACCGCAAGGTAGCCGCCGAGCTGCGTGGCACCCCGCTGCGACTGGTGATGCCGGATCTCGTGGGCCTGGGGCTCTCGGACAAACCGCGCTCGCCTCGGGCACACACACTCGAAAATCACATCCGTTGGCTCGGTGCCCTGCTCGACACACTCCGCCTCGACGACGTGATCCTCGTCGTCCAGGACTGGGGTGGGCCCATCGGACTTGGTGCGTTCGCCGAGCGCGACTCGCGCCTGGCGGGGCTCGTGATCCTGAACACCGTCGTCGGGCCGCCGCGACCCGGTTTCCGCGCGACGGCGTTTCATCGCTTTGCCCGCGCGCCGCTGCTCTCCGAGCTGGCGTTTCGGGGACTCGGCTTCCCGCAGACCGCCCTGCACCTGGCTCAGGGCGACAAACAAAGCATCCGCGGCGAGGTGGCCCGGGCCTATCGCTGGCCACTCCGTCATGTCGCCGATCGGGTGGCGCCCTTGGCCCTGGCCCGGATGGTCCCGGACTCCATGCAACACCCGAGCATCCCGGCGCTCGCACGCTGCCAGGCGCTCGTCGAACGGTTCGAGGGCCCGACGGCGCTGGTCTGGGGTGATCGGGATCCGGTCCTCGGTCGAGTCCGCCGTCACATCGAGACCTTGCTCCCCAACGCCACGGTTACCCGCACCGAAGCCGGTCACTTCTTGCAGGAGGAAGTGCCTCGGGAGATCGCCTCCGCGATCGAACGAGTCGCGGCGCAGCTCTGA
- a CDS encoding D-tyrosyl-tRNA(Tyr) deacylase, whose amino-acid sequence MRAVVQRVRRAEVSVEGDVVGRIAAGLCVLVGVGRDDTDADADTLAEKVLGLRVFEDVEGKMNRSLLDTGGALLAVSQFTLFGDARKGRRPSFIEAMEPERANVLFQRFCEKSRAGGVEVATGRFRADMCVALENDGPVTILIDTKKVF is encoded by the coding sequence ATGCGGGCGGTCGTCCAGCGGGTTCGTAGAGCGGAGGTCAGCGTGGAGGGCGACGTGGTCGGCCGAATCGCGGCGGGTCTGTGTGTGCTCGTGGGCGTGGGGCGCGACGACACCGACGCCGACGCCGACACACTGGCGGAGAAGGTGCTCGGGTTGCGGGTGTTCGAGGACGTCGAGGGCAAGATGAACCGGAGTCTGCTCGACACCGGAGGCGCGCTGCTCGCGGTCTCGCAGTTCACGCTCTTCGGCGACGCGCGCAAGGGGCGGCGCCCGAGCTTCATCGAGGCGATGGAGCCCGAGCGAGCGAATGTGCTGTTTCAGCGCTTCTGCGAGAAAAGCCGGGCGGGCGGCGTCGAGGTCGCCACCGGGCGCTTCCGGGCCGACATGTGCGTGGCGCTCGAGAACGACGGCCCCGTCACGATCCTGATCGACACCAAGAAGGTGTTCTAG